From one Piliocolobus tephrosceles isolate RC106 unplaced genomic scaffold, ASM277652v3 unscaffolded_77, whole genome shotgun sequence genomic stretch:
- the LOC111530452 gene encoding beta-glucuronidase isoform X4, translating into MPSWYPKGYFVQNTYFDFFNYAGLQRSVLLYTTPTTYIDDITVTTGVEHDSGLVNYQISVKGSNLFELEVRLLDAENKLVANGSGTQGQLKVPGASLWWPYLMHERPAYLYSLEVRLTAQTSLGPVSDFYTLPVGIRTVAVTESQFLINGKPFYFHGVNKHEDADIRGKGFDWPLLVKDFNLLRWLGANAFRTSHYPYAEEVLQMCDRYGIVVIDECPGVGLALPQFFNNVSLQNHMRVMEEVVRRDKNHPAVVMWSVANEPASQLESAGYYLKMVIAHTKALDPSRPVTFVTNSNYAADKGAPYVDVICLNSYYSWYHDYGHLELIQQQLTTQFESWYKTYQKPIIQSEYGAETIVGFHQDPPLMFTEEYQKSLLEQYHVVLDQKRRKYVVGELIWNFADFMTEQSPTRVLGNKKGIFTRQRQPKSAAFLLRERYWKIANETRYSHSVAKSQCLENSLFA; encoded by the exons ATGCCATCGTG GTATCCCAAGGGTTACTTTGTCCAGAATACATACTTTGACTTCTTCAACTACGCGGGACTCCAGCGGTCTGTGCTTCTGTACACAACACCCACCACCTACATCGATGACATCACCGTCACCACCGGCGTGGAGCACGACAGTG GGCTGGTGAATTACCAGATCTCTGTCAAGGGCAGTAACCTGTTCGAGTTGGAAGTGCGTCTTCTGGATGCAGAAAACAAACTCGTGGCGAACGGGTCAGGAACCCAGGGCCAACTGAAAGTGCCGGGTGCCAGCCTCTGGTGGCCATACCTGATGCACGAACGCCCCGCCTATCTGTACTCGTTGGAG GTGCGGCTGACTGCACAGACGTCACTGGGGCCTGTGTCTGACTTCTACACACTCCCTGTGGGGATCCGCACTGTGGCTGTCACCGAAAGCCAGTTCCTCATCAATGGGAAACCTTTCTATTTCCACGGCGTCAACAAGCATGAGGATGCGGAC ATCCGAGGGAAGGGCTTCGACTGGCCGCTGCTGGTGAAGGACTTCAACCTGCTTCGCTGGCTTGGTGCCAATGCCTTCCGTACCAGTCACTACCCCTACGCTGAGGAAGTGCTGCAGATGTGTGACCGCTATGGGATTGTGGTCATCGATGAGTGTCCTGGCGTGGGCCTGGCACTGCC GCAGTTCTTCAACAACGTGTCCCTGCAAAACCACATGCGGGTGATGGAGGAAGTGGTGCGCAGGGACAAGAACCACCCCGCCGTTGTGATGTGGTCTGTGGCCAACGAGCCTGCGTCGCAGCTAGAATCTGCCGGCTACTACTTGAA GATGGTGATCGCTCACACCAAAGCCTTGGACCCCTCCCGGCCTGTGACCTTTGTGACCAACTCCAACTATGCAGCAGACAAGGGG GCTCCGTATGTGGATGTGATCTGTTTGAACAGCTACTACTCTTGGTATCATGACTATGGGCACCTGGAGTTGATTCAACAGCAGCTTACCACCCAGTTTGAGAGCTGGTATAAGACGTATCAGAAGCCCATTATTCAGAGCGAGTATGGAGCGGAAACGATTGTAGGGTTTCACCAG GATCCACCTCTGATGTTCACTGAAGAGTACCAGAAGAGTCTGCTAGAGCAGTACCATGTGGTTCTGGATCAAAAACGCAGAAAGTACGTGGTTGGAGAGCTCATCTGGAATTTTGCCGATTTCATGACTGAACAGT caccGACGAGAGTGCTGGGGAATAAAAAGGGGATCTTCACTCGGCAGAGACAACCAAAAAGTGCAGCGTTCCTTTTGCGAGAGAGATACTGGAAGATTGCCAATGAAACCAGGTATTCCCACTCAGTAGCCAAGTCACAGTGTTTGGAAAACAGCCTGTTTGCTTGA
- the LOC111530452 gene encoding beta-glucuronidase isoform X1: protein MAPGLAVAWAVLGPLLGCALALQGGMLYPRESPSRERKELDGLWSFRADFSDNRRRGFEEQWYRRPLRESGPTLDMPVPSSFNDISQDWRLRHFVGWVWYEREVILPERWTQDLSTRVVLRIGSAHAYAIVWVNGVDTLEHEGGYLPFEADISNLVQVGPLSSQLRITIAINNTLTPTTLPPGTIQYLTDTSKYPKGYFVQNTYFDFFNYAGLQRSVLLYTTPTTYIDDITVTTGVEHDSGLVNYQISVKGSNLFELEVRLLDAENKLVANGSGTQGQLKVPGASLWWPYLMHERPAYLYSLEVRLTAQTSLGPVSDFYTLPVGIRTVAVTESQFLINGKPFYFHGVNKHEDADIRGKGFDWPLLVKDFNLLRWLGANAFRTSHYPYAEEVLQMCDRYGIVVIDECPGVGLALPQFFNNVSLQNHMRVMEEVVRRDKNHPAVVMWSVANEPASQLESAGYYLKMVIAHTKALDPSRPVTFVTNSNYAADKGAPYVDVICLNSYYSWYHDYGHLELIQQQLTTQFESWYKTYQKPIIQSEYGAETIVGFHQDPPLMFTEEYQKSLLEQYHVVLDQKRRKYVVGELIWNFADFMTEQSPTRVLGNKKGIFTRQRQPKSAAFLLRERYWKIANETRVTSTAAEQVPPGLFTADQNVSGLGLLVICASRER, encoded by the exons ATGGCCCCTGGCTTGGCGGTGGCCTGGGCGGTGCTCGGGCCGCTGTTGGGCTGCGCGCTGGCGCTGCAGGGCGGGATGCTGTACCCCCGGGAGAGCCCGTCGCGGGAGCGCAAGGAACTGGACGGCCTCTGGAGCTTCCGCGCCGACTTCTCCGACAACCGACGCCGGGGCTTTGAGGAGCAGTGGTACCGGCGGCCGCTGCGGGAG TCAGGCCCCACCCTGGACATGCCAGTTCCCTCTAGCTTCAACGACATCAGCCAGGACTGGCGTCTGCGGCATTTTGTCGGCTGGGTGTGGTATGAACGGGAGGTGATCCTGCCGGAGCGATGGACCCAGGACCTGAGCACAAGAGTGGTGCTGAGGATTGGCAGTGCCCACGCCTATGCCATCGTG TGGGTGAATGGGGTCGACACGCTAGAGCATGAGGGGGGCTACCTCCCCTTTGAGGCCGACATCAGCAACCTGGTCCAGGTGGGGCCCCTGTCCTCCCAGCTCCGCATCACTATCGCCATCAACAACACACTCACCCCCACCACCCTGCCACCAGGGACCATCCAATACCTGACCGACACCTCCAA GTATCCCAAGGGTTACTTTGTCCAGAATACATACTTTGACTTCTTCAACTACGCGGGACTCCAGCGGTCTGTGCTTCTGTACACAACACCCACCACCTACATCGATGACATCACCGTCACCACCGGCGTGGAGCACGACAGTG GGCTGGTGAATTACCAGATCTCTGTCAAGGGCAGTAACCTGTTCGAGTTGGAAGTGCGTCTTCTGGATGCAGAAAACAAACTCGTGGCGAACGGGTCAGGAACCCAGGGCCAACTGAAAGTGCCGGGTGCCAGCCTCTGGTGGCCATACCTGATGCACGAACGCCCCGCCTATCTGTACTCGTTGGAG GTGCGGCTGACTGCACAGACGTCACTGGGGCCTGTGTCTGACTTCTACACACTCCCTGTGGGGATCCGCACTGTGGCTGTCACCGAAAGCCAGTTCCTCATCAATGGGAAACCTTTCTATTTCCACGGCGTCAACAAGCATGAGGATGCGGAC ATCCGAGGGAAGGGCTTCGACTGGCCGCTGCTGGTGAAGGACTTCAACCTGCTTCGCTGGCTTGGTGCCAATGCCTTCCGTACCAGTCACTACCCCTACGCTGAGGAAGTGCTGCAGATGTGTGACCGCTATGGGATTGTGGTCATCGATGAGTGTCCTGGCGTGGGCCTGGCACTGCC GCAGTTCTTCAACAACGTGTCCCTGCAAAACCACATGCGGGTGATGGAGGAAGTGGTGCGCAGGGACAAGAACCACCCCGCCGTTGTGATGTGGTCTGTGGCCAACGAGCCTGCGTCGCAGCTAGAATCTGCCGGCTACTACTTGAA GATGGTGATCGCTCACACCAAAGCCTTGGACCCCTCCCGGCCTGTGACCTTTGTGACCAACTCCAACTATGCAGCAGACAAGGGG GCTCCGTATGTGGATGTGATCTGTTTGAACAGCTACTACTCTTGGTATCATGACTATGGGCACCTGGAGTTGATTCAACAGCAGCTTACCACCCAGTTTGAGAGCTGGTATAAGACGTATCAGAAGCCCATTATTCAGAGCGAGTATGGAGCGGAAACGATTGTAGGGTTTCACCAG GATCCACCTCTGATGTTCACTGAAGAGTACCAGAAGAGTCTGCTAGAGCAGTACCATGTGGTTCTGGATCAAAAACGCAGAAAGTACGTGGTTGGAGAGCTCATCTGGAATTTTGCCGATTTCATGACTGAACAGT caccGACGAGAGTGCTGGGGAATAAAAAGGGGATCTTCACTCGGCAGAGACAACCAAAAAGTGCAGCGTTCCTTTTGCGAGAGAGATACTGGAAGATTGCCAATGAAACCAG GGTGACTTCCACAGCAGCAGAACAAGTGCCTCCTGGACTGTTCACGGCAGACCAGAACGTTTCTGGCCTGGGTTTGCTGGTCATCTGTGCTAGCAGGGAACGCTAG
- the LOC111530452 gene encoding beta-glucuronidase isoform X2, which produces MAPGLAVAWAVLGPLLGCALALQGGMLYPRESPSRERKELDGLWSFRADFSDNRRRGFEEQWYRRPLRESGPTLDMPVPSSFNDISQDWRLRHFVGWVWYEREVILPERWTQDLSTRVVLRIGSAHAYAIVWVNGVDTLEHEGGYLPFEADISNLVQVGPLSSQLRITIAINNTLTPTTLPPGTIQYLTDTSKYPKGYFVQNTYFDFFNYAGLQRSVLLYTTPTTYIDDITVTTGVEHDSGLVNYQISVKGSNLFELEVRLLDAENKLVANGSGTQGQLKVPGASLWWPYLMHERPAYLYSLEVRLTAQTSLGPVSDFYTLPVGIRTVAVTESQFLINGKPFYFHGVNKHEDADIRGKGFDWPLLVKDFNLLRWLGANAFRTSHYPYAEEVLQMCDRYGIVVIDECPGVGLALPQFFNNVSLQNHMRVMEEVVRRDKNHPAVVMWSVANEPASQLESAGYYLKMVIAHTKALDPSRPVTFVTNSNYAADKGAPYVDVICLNSYYSWYHDYGHLELIQQQLTTQFESWYKTYQKPIIQSEYGAETIVGFHQDPPLMFTEEYQKSLLEQYHVVLDQKRRKYVVGELIWNFADFMTEQSPTRVLGNKKGIFTRQRQPKSAAFLLRERYWKIANETRYSHSVAKSQCLENSLFA; this is translated from the exons ATGGCCCCTGGCTTGGCGGTGGCCTGGGCGGTGCTCGGGCCGCTGTTGGGCTGCGCGCTGGCGCTGCAGGGCGGGATGCTGTACCCCCGGGAGAGCCCGTCGCGGGAGCGCAAGGAACTGGACGGCCTCTGGAGCTTCCGCGCCGACTTCTCCGACAACCGACGCCGGGGCTTTGAGGAGCAGTGGTACCGGCGGCCGCTGCGGGAG TCAGGCCCCACCCTGGACATGCCAGTTCCCTCTAGCTTCAACGACATCAGCCAGGACTGGCGTCTGCGGCATTTTGTCGGCTGGGTGTGGTATGAACGGGAGGTGATCCTGCCGGAGCGATGGACCCAGGACCTGAGCACAAGAGTGGTGCTGAGGATTGGCAGTGCCCACGCCTATGCCATCGTG TGGGTGAATGGGGTCGACACGCTAGAGCATGAGGGGGGCTACCTCCCCTTTGAGGCCGACATCAGCAACCTGGTCCAGGTGGGGCCCCTGTCCTCCCAGCTCCGCATCACTATCGCCATCAACAACACACTCACCCCCACCACCCTGCCACCAGGGACCATCCAATACCTGACCGACACCTCCAA GTATCCCAAGGGTTACTTTGTCCAGAATACATACTTTGACTTCTTCAACTACGCGGGACTCCAGCGGTCTGTGCTTCTGTACACAACACCCACCACCTACATCGATGACATCACCGTCACCACCGGCGTGGAGCACGACAGTG GGCTGGTGAATTACCAGATCTCTGTCAAGGGCAGTAACCTGTTCGAGTTGGAAGTGCGTCTTCTGGATGCAGAAAACAAACTCGTGGCGAACGGGTCAGGAACCCAGGGCCAACTGAAAGTGCCGGGTGCCAGCCTCTGGTGGCCATACCTGATGCACGAACGCCCCGCCTATCTGTACTCGTTGGAG GTGCGGCTGACTGCACAGACGTCACTGGGGCCTGTGTCTGACTTCTACACACTCCCTGTGGGGATCCGCACTGTGGCTGTCACCGAAAGCCAGTTCCTCATCAATGGGAAACCTTTCTATTTCCACGGCGTCAACAAGCATGAGGATGCGGAC ATCCGAGGGAAGGGCTTCGACTGGCCGCTGCTGGTGAAGGACTTCAACCTGCTTCGCTGGCTTGGTGCCAATGCCTTCCGTACCAGTCACTACCCCTACGCTGAGGAAGTGCTGCAGATGTGTGACCGCTATGGGATTGTGGTCATCGATGAGTGTCCTGGCGTGGGCCTGGCACTGCC GCAGTTCTTCAACAACGTGTCCCTGCAAAACCACATGCGGGTGATGGAGGAAGTGGTGCGCAGGGACAAGAACCACCCCGCCGTTGTGATGTGGTCTGTGGCCAACGAGCCTGCGTCGCAGCTAGAATCTGCCGGCTACTACTTGAA GATGGTGATCGCTCACACCAAAGCCTTGGACCCCTCCCGGCCTGTGACCTTTGTGACCAACTCCAACTATGCAGCAGACAAGGGG GCTCCGTATGTGGATGTGATCTGTTTGAACAGCTACTACTCTTGGTATCATGACTATGGGCACCTGGAGTTGATTCAACAGCAGCTTACCACCCAGTTTGAGAGCTGGTATAAGACGTATCAGAAGCCCATTATTCAGAGCGAGTATGGAGCGGAAACGATTGTAGGGTTTCACCAG GATCCACCTCTGATGTTCACTGAAGAGTACCAGAAGAGTCTGCTAGAGCAGTACCATGTGGTTCTGGATCAAAAACGCAGAAAGTACGTGGTTGGAGAGCTCATCTGGAATTTTGCCGATTTCATGACTGAACAGT caccGACGAGAGTGCTGGGGAATAAAAAGGGGATCTTCACTCGGCAGAGACAACCAAAAAGTGCAGCGTTCCTTTTGCGAGAGAGATACTGGAAGATTGCCAATGAAACCAGGTATTCCCACTCAGTAGCCAAGTCACAGTGTTTGGAAAACAGCCTGTTTGCTTGA
- the LOC111530452 gene encoding beta-glucuronidase isoform X5 has translation MDPGPEHKSGAEDWQCPRLCHRGLVNYQISVKGSNLFELEVRLLDAENKLVANGSGTQGQLKVPGASLWWPYLMHERPAYLYSLEVRLTAQTSLGPVSDFYTLPVGIRTVAVTESQFLINGKPFYFHGVNKHEDADIRGKGFDWPLLVKDFNLLRWLGANAFRTSHYPYAEEVLQMCDRYGIVVIDECPGVGLALPQFFNNVSLQNHMRVMEEVVRRDKNHPAVVMWSVANEPASQLESAGYYLKMVIAHTKALDPSRPVTFVTNSNYAADKGAPYVDVICLNSYYSWYHDYGHLELIQQQLTTQFESWYKTYQKPIIQSEYGAETIVGFHQDPPLMFTEEYQKSLLEQYHVVLDQKRRKYVVGELIWNFADFMTEQSPTRVLGNKKGIFTRQRQPKSAAFLLRERYWKIANETRYSHSVAKSQCLENSLFA, from the exons ATGGACCCAGGACCTGAGCACAAGAGTGGTGCTGAGGATTGGCAGTGCCCACGCCTATGCCATCGTG GGCTGGTGAATTACCAGATCTCTGTCAAGGGCAGTAACCTGTTCGAGTTGGAAGTGCGTCTTCTGGATGCAGAAAACAAACTCGTGGCGAACGGGTCAGGAACCCAGGGCCAACTGAAAGTGCCGGGTGCCAGCCTCTGGTGGCCATACCTGATGCACGAACGCCCCGCCTATCTGTACTCGTTGGAG GTGCGGCTGACTGCACAGACGTCACTGGGGCCTGTGTCTGACTTCTACACACTCCCTGTGGGGATCCGCACTGTGGCTGTCACCGAAAGCCAGTTCCTCATCAATGGGAAACCTTTCTATTTCCACGGCGTCAACAAGCATGAGGATGCGGAC ATCCGAGGGAAGGGCTTCGACTGGCCGCTGCTGGTGAAGGACTTCAACCTGCTTCGCTGGCTTGGTGCCAATGCCTTCCGTACCAGTCACTACCCCTACGCTGAGGAAGTGCTGCAGATGTGTGACCGCTATGGGATTGTGGTCATCGATGAGTGTCCTGGCGTGGGCCTGGCACTGCC GCAGTTCTTCAACAACGTGTCCCTGCAAAACCACATGCGGGTGATGGAGGAAGTGGTGCGCAGGGACAAGAACCACCCCGCCGTTGTGATGTGGTCTGTGGCCAACGAGCCTGCGTCGCAGCTAGAATCTGCCGGCTACTACTTGAA GATGGTGATCGCTCACACCAAAGCCTTGGACCCCTCCCGGCCTGTGACCTTTGTGACCAACTCCAACTATGCAGCAGACAAGGGG GCTCCGTATGTGGATGTGATCTGTTTGAACAGCTACTACTCTTGGTATCATGACTATGGGCACCTGGAGTTGATTCAACAGCAGCTTACCACCCAGTTTGAGAGCTGGTATAAGACGTATCAGAAGCCCATTATTCAGAGCGAGTATGGAGCGGAAACGATTGTAGGGTTTCACCAG GATCCACCTCTGATGTTCACTGAAGAGTACCAGAAGAGTCTGCTAGAGCAGTACCATGTGGTTCTGGATCAAAAACGCAGAAAGTACGTGGTTGGAGAGCTCATCTGGAATTTTGCCGATTTCATGACTGAACAGT caccGACGAGAGTGCTGGGGAATAAAAAGGGGATCTTCACTCGGCAGAGACAACCAAAAAGTGCAGCGTTCCTTTTGCGAGAGAGATACTGGAAGATTGCCAATGAAACCAGGTATTCCCACTCAGTAGCCAAGTCACAGTGTTTGGAAAACAGCCTGTTTGCTTGA
- the LOC111530452 gene encoding beta-glucuronidase isoform X3 codes for MAPGLAVAWAVLGPLLGCALALQGGMLYPRESPSRERKELDGLWSFRADFSDNRRRGFEEQWYRRPLRESGPTLDMPVPSSFNDISQDWRLRHFVGWVWYEREVILPERWTQDLSTRVVLRIGSAHAYAIVWVNGVDTLEHEGGYLPFEADISNLVQVGPLSSQLRITIAINNTLTPTTLPPGTIQYLTDTSKYPKGYFVQNTYFDFFNYAGLQRSVLLYTTPTTYIDDITVTTGVEHDSGLVNYQISVKGSNLFELEVRLLDAENKLVANGSGTQGQLKVPGASLWWPYLMHERPAYLYSLEVRLTAQTSLGPVSDFYTLPVGIRTVAVTESQFLINGKPFYFHGVNKHEDADIRGKGFDWPLLVKDFNLLRWLGANAFRTSHYPYAEEVLQMCDRYGIVVIDECPGVGLALPQFFNNVSLQNHMRVMEEVVRRDKNHPAVVMWSVANEPASQLESAGYYLKMVIAHTKALDPSRPVTFVTNSNYAADKGAPYVDVICLNSYYSWYHDYGHLELIQQQLTTQFESWYKTYQKPIIQSEYGAETIVGFHQDPPLMFTEEYQKSLLEQYHVVLDQKRRKYVVGELIWNFADFMTEQSPTRVLGNKKGIFTRQRQPKSAAFLLRERYWKIANETRNSKI; via the exons ATGGCCCCTGGCTTGGCGGTGGCCTGGGCGGTGCTCGGGCCGCTGTTGGGCTGCGCGCTGGCGCTGCAGGGCGGGATGCTGTACCCCCGGGAGAGCCCGTCGCGGGAGCGCAAGGAACTGGACGGCCTCTGGAGCTTCCGCGCCGACTTCTCCGACAACCGACGCCGGGGCTTTGAGGAGCAGTGGTACCGGCGGCCGCTGCGGGAG TCAGGCCCCACCCTGGACATGCCAGTTCCCTCTAGCTTCAACGACATCAGCCAGGACTGGCGTCTGCGGCATTTTGTCGGCTGGGTGTGGTATGAACGGGAGGTGATCCTGCCGGAGCGATGGACCCAGGACCTGAGCACAAGAGTGGTGCTGAGGATTGGCAGTGCCCACGCCTATGCCATCGTG TGGGTGAATGGGGTCGACACGCTAGAGCATGAGGGGGGCTACCTCCCCTTTGAGGCCGACATCAGCAACCTGGTCCAGGTGGGGCCCCTGTCCTCCCAGCTCCGCATCACTATCGCCATCAACAACACACTCACCCCCACCACCCTGCCACCAGGGACCATCCAATACCTGACCGACACCTCCAA GTATCCCAAGGGTTACTTTGTCCAGAATACATACTTTGACTTCTTCAACTACGCGGGACTCCAGCGGTCTGTGCTTCTGTACACAACACCCACCACCTACATCGATGACATCACCGTCACCACCGGCGTGGAGCACGACAGTG GGCTGGTGAATTACCAGATCTCTGTCAAGGGCAGTAACCTGTTCGAGTTGGAAGTGCGTCTTCTGGATGCAGAAAACAAACTCGTGGCGAACGGGTCAGGAACCCAGGGCCAACTGAAAGTGCCGGGTGCCAGCCTCTGGTGGCCATACCTGATGCACGAACGCCCCGCCTATCTGTACTCGTTGGAG GTGCGGCTGACTGCACAGACGTCACTGGGGCCTGTGTCTGACTTCTACACACTCCCTGTGGGGATCCGCACTGTGGCTGTCACCGAAAGCCAGTTCCTCATCAATGGGAAACCTTTCTATTTCCACGGCGTCAACAAGCATGAGGATGCGGAC ATCCGAGGGAAGGGCTTCGACTGGCCGCTGCTGGTGAAGGACTTCAACCTGCTTCGCTGGCTTGGTGCCAATGCCTTCCGTACCAGTCACTACCCCTACGCTGAGGAAGTGCTGCAGATGTGTGACCGCTATGGGATTGTGGTCATCGATGAGTGTCCTGGCGTGGGCCTGGCACTGCC GCAGTTCTTCAACAACGTGTCCCTGCAAAACCACATGCGGGTGATGGAGGAAGTGGTGCGCAGGGACAAGAACCACCCCGCCGTTGTGATGTGGTCTGTGGCCAACGAGCCTGCGTCGCAGCTAGAATCTGCCGGCTACTACTTGAA GATGGTGATCGCTCACACCAAAGCCTTGGACCCCTCCCGGCCTGTGACCTTTGTGACCAACTCCAACTATGCAGCAGACAAGGGG GCTCCGTATGTGGATGTGATCTGTTTGAACAGCTACTACTCTTGGTATCATGACTATGGGCACCTGGAGTTGATTCAACAGCAGCTTACCACCCAGTTTGAGAGCTGGTATAAGACGTATCAGAAGCCCATTATTCAGAGCGAGTATGGAGCGGAAACGATTGTAGGGTTTCACCAG GATCCACCTCTGATGTTCACTGAAGAGTACCAGAAGAGTCTGCTAGAGCAGTACCATGTGGTTCTGGATCAAAAACGCAGAAAGTACGTGGTTGGAGAGCTCATCTGGAATTTTGCCGATTTCATGACTGAACAGT caccGACGAGAGTGCTGGGGAATAAAAAGGGGATCTTCACTCGGCAGAGACAACCAAAAAGTGCAGCGTTCCTTTTGCGAGAGAGATACTGGAAGATTGCCAATGAAACCAG